One part of the Arabidopsis thaliana chromosome 4, partial sequence genome encodes these proteins:
- a CDS encoding RNA binding / RNA-directed DNA polymerase (RNA binding;RNA-directed DNA polymerases; FUNCTIONS IN: RNA binding, RNA-directed DNA polymerase activity; INVOLVED IN: RNA-dependent DNA replication; LOCATED IN: cellular_component unknown; CONTAINS InterPro DOMAIN/s: RNA-directed DNA polymerase (reverse transcriptase) (InterPro:IPR000477), Protein of unknown function DUF1204 (InterPro:IPR009596), RNA-directed DNA polymerase (reverse transcriptase), related (InterPro:IPR015706); BEST Arabidopsis thaliana protein match is: Protein of unknown function (DUF1204) (TAIR:AT4G20700.1); Has 1807 Blast hits to 1807 proteins in 277 species: Archae - 0; Bacteria - 0; Metazoa - 736; Fungi - 347; Plants - 385; Viruses - 0; Other Eukaryotes - 339 (source: NCBI BLink).), with amino-acid sequence MVERLKPLMTNLIGPAQASFIPGRVSTDNIVFVQEAVHSMRRKKGVKGWMLLKLDLEKAYDRIRWDYLEDTLISAGFPEVWLPEIARSTFGARRVAPEVGRADASKRPRVSDHRWGFRYDDMAAPFTSNSVACAELLREIGRGSGIPSMPLDLKEEKVFAGAARKSIEAIAEWDRLTYLYERCVRSLSVEATNAKDAHEALAVEKEKVAQALADLARSQDDAKEMKRKYDELAGRALSEMKRLRERRLEYAEFVRRSALDKMAELVQKRLDRIKAHIDDTKAAEPKFLEFNQMLRLVADAEELEAEVKAFGITDLMDGDFDVRTLFAELSPDNRNSVPPPTEGEDLADGRGECEGQAGERIVGQTEVRDEIADARD; translated from the exons ATGGTAGAGCGTCTGAAACCTTTAATGACAAATCTGATTGGTCCGGCTCAAGCTAGTTTTATCCCCGGGAGAGTAAGTACGGATAATATAGTGTTCGTTCAAGAAGCAGTCCATTccatgagaagaaaaaaaggggtAAAGGGCTGGATGCTTTTGAAGTTGGATTTGGAGAAGGCTTATGATAGGATCCGATGGGATTATCTGGAGGATACACTTATTTCTGCGGGGTTCCCCGAAGTTTGG CTTCCGGAGATCGCCCGGAGCACGTTTGGTGCAAGGAGGGTTGCTCCTGAAGTGGGTCGTGCGGATGCTTCTAAACGACCGCGGGTAAGCGACCATAGATGGGGCTTTCGTTACGACGATATGGCTGCTCCCTTTACTTCTAATTCTGTTGCTTGTGCTGAGCTTCTTCGTGAAATTGGTCGTGGCTCGGGTATTCCTTCGATGCCCTTAGACTTGAAGGAGGAGAAAGTTTTCGCCGGAGCGGCCAGGAAGTCGATCGAG GCGATCGCCGAATGGGATCGTTTGACTTATTTGTACGAGCGTTGTGTTCGGAGCCTTTCCGTAGAGGCTACTAACGCGAAAGATGCCCATGAGGCTTTGGCcgttgaaaaggaaaaagtagcTCAGGCGCTGGCCGACCTGGCAAGGTCTCAAGACGACGccaaggagatgaagaggaaataTGACGAGTTAGCTGGTCGCGCTCTTTCGGAGATGAAGAGGCTTCGAGAACGTCGACTTGAATATGCTGAATTTGTCCGGAGATCGGCCCTTGATAAGATGGCGGAGCTCGTTCAGAAGCGATTGGATCGTATTAAAGCTCATATTGACGATACGAAGGCGGCAGAACCAaagtttcttgaattcaaCCAA ATGTTAAGATTGGTAGCGGATGCAGAGGAATTGGAGGCCGAGGTGAAAGCTTTTGGTATCACCGATCTTATGGACGGCGACTTCGATGTTCGTACTTTATTTGCCGAGCTGAGTCCTGATAATCGTAATTCCGTTCCACCGCCGACTGAAGGGGAAGATCTCGCGGATGGACGAGGTGAGTGCGAAGGCCAAGCTGGTGAAAGAATCGTTGGTCAAACTGAAGTTCGAGACGAGATCGCGGATGCTAGAGACTGA
- a CDS encoding cysteine-rich repeat secretory-like protein (Protein with domains of unknown function (DUF26 and DUF1204); FUNCTIONS IN: molecular_function unknown; INVOLVED IN: biological_process unknown; LOCATED IN: endomembrane system; EXPRESSED IN: male gametophyte, pollen tube; EXPRESSED DURING: L mature pollen stage, M germinated pollen stage; CONTAINS InterPro DOMAIN/s: Protein of unknown function DUF26 (InterPro:IPR002902), Protein of unknown function DUF1204 (InterPro:IPR009596); BEST Arabidopsis thaliana protein match is: Protein with domains of unknown function (DUF26 and DUF1204) (TAIR:AT4G20630.1); Has 30201 Blast hits to 17322 proteins in 780 species: Archae - 12; Bacteria - 1396; Metazoa - 17338; Fungi - 3422; Plants - 5037; Viruses - 0; Other Eukaryotes - 2996 (source: NCBI BLink).), producing the protein MKKHTHQKYQISQTMSSVFGSVHILAMIAIQLLLTHSVSSLNLTNAYLHHKCSNTQGKYKQGSAFEKNLNLVLSTITSIGNFRDGFRYTEEGEDPNNVFVMFQCRGDSYWSKCPPCISTAVSGLRRRCPRNKGAIIWYDQCLLKISSVASFNKIDYENDFYLSNPNNMSDRGLFNKETSALLEKLAYKASDRNNLDGKQLVLYAAGEKRIGTKKVYAMVQCTKDLIFTKCFECLEGILRKFPQCCDGKRGGRVFGTSCNFRYELYPFLRN; encoded by the exons atgaaaaaacacacacaccaaaaatatcaGATATCTCAAACAATGTCTTCAGTTTTTGGATCTGTCCATATCTTGGCCATGATAGCCATACAACTCCTCCTTACACACAGTGTTTCATCTCTGAACCTTACCAATGCGTATCTGCACCACAAATGCAGCAACACTCAAGGAAAATATAAGCAGGGGAGCGCGTTcgagaaaaatctcaacttagTCCTCAGTACCATCACCTCGATTGGAAATTTTCGTGACGGTTTCCGCTACACCGAAGAAGGTGAGGATCCCAATAACGTCTTTGTCATGTTCCAGTGTCGCGGCGACTCCTACTGGTCCAAGTGCCCCCCTTGCATTAGCACCGCCGTCTCTGGG CTTCGTAGGAGATGTCCAAGAAATAAGGGAGCAATAATATGGTATGACCAATGTCTTTTAAAGATATCTTCAGTTGCCTCCTTCAATAAGATAGATTATGAGAACGATTTCTATTTGTCCAACCCAAACAACATGAGTGATCGGGGGTTGTTCAACAAGGAGACGTCGGCTCTCCTGGAGAAGCTGGCATATAAAGCCTCCGATAGAAACAACTTGGATGGTAAACAATTGGTGTTGTACGCAGCAGGGGAGAAGAGAATTGGGACAAAGAAGGTGTATGCAATGGTGCAGTGTACGAAAGacttaatatttacaaagtgcTTTGAGTGTTTGGAAGGGATTTTGAGGAAGTTTCCACAGTGTTGTGACGGTAAACGAGGAGGGAGAGTTTTCGGTACGAGCTGTAACTTTAGGTATGAGTTATATCCTTTTCTTAGAAACTAA
- a CDS encoding receptor-like kinase, whose amino-acid sequence MMVIRPCVITKRRVAPEVFAGAARKSIEAIAEWDRLTYLYERCVRSLSVEATNAKDAHEALAVEKEKVAQALADLARSQDDAKEMKRKYDELAGRALSEMKRLRERRLEYAEFVRRSALDKMAELVQKRLDRIKAHIDDTKAAEPKFLEFNQVSGNIKTLEALVEGGEVEMKSDDRC is encoded by the exons ATGATGGTGATAAGGCCATGTGTCATCACCAAAAGGAGGGTTGCTCCTGAAGTTTTCGCCGGAGCGGCCAGGAAGTCGATCGAG GCGATCGCCGAATGGGATCGTTTGACTTATTTGTACGAGCGTTGTGTTCGGAGCCTTTCCGTAGAGGCTACTAACGCGAAAGATGCCCATGAGGCTTTGGCcgttgaaaaggaaaaagtagcTCAGGCGCTGGCCGACCTGGCAAGGTCTCAAGACGACGccaaggagatgaagaggaaataTGACGAGTTAGCTGGTCGCGCTCTTTCGGAGATGAAGAGGCTTCGAGAACGTCGACTTGAATATGCTGAATTTGTCCGGAGATCGGCCCTTGATAAGATGGCGGAGCTCGTTCAGAAGCGATTGGATCGTATTAAAGCTCATATTGACGATACGAAGGCGGCAGAACCAaagtttcttgaattcaaCCAAGTATCTGGGAATATCAAGACTCTCGAGGCGTTGGTCGAAGGTGGCGAAGTGGAGATGAAGTCGGATGACAGATGTTAA
- a CDS encoding cysteine-rich repeat secretory-like protein (DUF26 and DUF1204) (Protein with domains of unknown function (DUF26 and DUF1204); FUNCTIONS IN: molecular_function unknown; INVOLVED IN: biological_process unknown; LOCATED IN: endomembrane system; CONTAINS InterPro DOMAIN/s: Protein of unknown function DUF26 (InterPro:IPR002902), Protein of unknown function DUF1204 (InterPro:IPR009596); BEST Arabidopsis thaliana protein match is: Protein with domains of unknown function (DUF26 and DUF1204) (TAIR:AT4G20620.1); Has 30201 Blast hits to 17322 proteins in 780 species: Archae - 12; Bacteria - 1396; Metazoa - 17338; Fungi - 3422; Plants - 5037; Viruses - 0; Other Eukaryotes - 2996 (source: NCBI BLink).): MSSVFGSVHILAMIAIQLLLTHSVSSLNLTNAYLHHKCSNTQGKYKQGSAFEKNLNLVLSTITSIGNFRDGFRYTEEGEDPNNVFVMFQCRGDSYWSKCPPCISTAVSGLRRRCPRNKGAIIWYDQCLLKISSVASFNKIDYENDFYLSNPNNMSDRGLFNKETSALLEKLAYKASDRNNLDGKQLVLYAAGEKRIGTKKVYAMVQCTKDLIFTKCFECLEGILRKFPQCCDGKRGGRVFGTSCNFRYELYPFLRN; encoded by the exons ATGTCTTCAGTTTTTGGATCTGTCCATATCTTGGCCATGATAGCCATACAACTCCTCCTTACACACAGTGTTTCATCTCTGAACCTTACCAATGCGTATCTGCACCACAAATGCAGCAACACTCAAGGAAAATATAAGCAGGGGAGCGCGTTcgagaaaaatctcaacttagTCCTCAGTACCATCACCTCGATTGGAAATTTTCGTGACGGTTTCCGCTACACCGAAGAAGGTGAGGATCCCAATAACGTCTTTGTCATGTTCCAGTGTCGCGGCGACTCCTACTGGTCCAAGTGCCCCCCTTGCATTAGCACCGCCGTCTCTGGG CTTCGTAGGAGATGTCCAAGAAATAAGGGAGCAATAATATGGTATGACCAATGTCTTTTAAAGATATCTTCAGTTGCCTCCTTCAATAAGATAGATTATGAGAACGATTTCTATTTGTCCAACCCAAACAACATGAGTGATCGGGGGTTGTTCAACAAGGAGACGTCGGCTCTCCTGGAGAAGCTGGCATATAAAGCCTCCGATAGAAACAACTTGGATGGTAAACAATTGGTGTTGTACGCAGCAGGGGAGAAGAGAATTGGGACAAAGAAGGTGTATGCAATGGTGCAGTGTACGAAAGacttaatatttacaaagtgcTTTGAGTGTTTGGAAGGGATTTTGAGGAAGTTTCCACAGTGTTGTGACGGTAAACGAGGAGGGAGAGTTTTCGGTACGAGCTGTAACTTTAGGTATGAGTTATATCCTTTTCTTAGAAACTAA
- a CDS encoding cysteine-rich repeat secretory-like protein (DUF26 and DUF1204) (Protein with domains of unknown function (DUF26 and DUF1204); FUNCTIONS IN: molecular_function unknown; INVOLVED IN: biological_process unknown; LOCATED IN: endomembrane system; CONTAINS InterPro DOMAIN/s: Protein of unknown function DUF26 (InterPro:IPR002902), Protein of unknown function DUF1204 (InterPro:IPR009596); BEST Arabidopsis thaliana protein match is: Protein with domains of unknown function (DUF26 and DUF1204) (TAIR:AT4G20620.1); Has 30201 Blast hits to 17322 proteins in 780 species: Archae - 12; Bacteria - 1396; Metazoa - 17338; Fungi - 3422; Plants - 5037; Viruses - 0; Other Eukaryotes - 2996 (source: NCBI BLink).): MSSVFGSVHILAMIAIQLLLTHSVSSLNLTNAYLHHKCSNTQGKYKQGSAFEKNLNLVLSTITSIGNFRDGFRYTEEGEDPNNVFVMFQCRGDSYWSKCPPCISTAVSGLRRRCPRNKGAIIWYDQCLLKISSVASFNKIDYENDFYLSNPNNMSDRGLFNKETSALLEKLAYKASDRNNLDGKQLVLYAAGEKRIGTKKVYAMVQCTKDLIFTKCFECLEGILRKFPQCCDGKRGGRVFGTSCNFRYELYPFLRN; this comes from the exons ATGTCTTCAGTTTTTGGATCTGTCCATATCTTGGCCATGATAGCCATACAACTCCTCCTTACACACAGTGTTTCATCTCTGAACCTTACCAATGCGTATCTGCACCACAAATGCAGCAACACTCAAGGAAAATATAAGCAGGGGAGCGCGTTcgagaaaaatctcaacttagTCCTCAGTACCATCACCTCGATTGGAAATTTTCGTGACGGTTTCCGCTACACCGAAGAAGGTGAGGATCCCAATAACGTCTTTGTCATGTTCCAGTGTCGCGGCGACTCCTACTGGTCCAAGTGCCCCCCTTGCATTAGCACCGCCGTCTCTGGG CTTCGTAGGAGATGTCCAAGAAATAAGGGAGCAATAATATGGTATGACCAATGTCTTTTAAAGATATCTTCAGTTGCCTCCTTCAATAAGATAGATTATGAGAACGATTTCTATTTGTCCAACCCAAACAACATGAGTGATCGGGGGTTGTTCAACAAGGAGACGTCGGCTCTCCTGGAGAAGCTGGCATATAAAGCCTCCGATAGAAACAACTTGGATGGTAAACAATTGGTGTTGTACGCAGCAGGGGAGAAGAGAATTGGGACAAAGAAGGTGTATGCAATGGTGCAGTGTACGAAAGacttaatatttacaaagtgcTTTGAGTGTTTGGAAGGGATTTTGAGGAAGTTTCCACAGTGTTGTGACGGTAAACGAGGAGGGAGAGTTTTCGGTACGAGCTG